One part of the Polycyclovorans algicola TG408 genome encodes these proteins:
- a CDS encoding CBS domain-containing protein, translated as MSRSLRDITVKEFMSASLVSFSPDTDIFAAIKLLVGRGVSGAPVLDQFGNIIGMLSERDCMKVALNAAYHDEFGGRVSDFMTRNPVSVDAAASILEVAEIFFTNPFKRLPVIHQQRLVGQVSRSDVLKAIDRFVQVDLNDA; from the coding sequence ATGAGCCGCTCATTGCGCGACATCACGGTCAAAGAATTCATGTCGGCGTCGCTGGTCAGCTTCAGCCCCGACACCGACATTTTTGCGGCCATCAAGCTACTGGTGGGTCGCGGGGTGTCAGGTGCGCCTGTGCTGGACCAGTTTGGCAACATCATTGGCATGCTCTCCGAGCGCGATTGCATGAAGGTGGCGCTCAACGCGGCCTATCACGACGAGTTTGGCGGCCGCGTGTCCGACTTCATGACCCGCAACCCGGTGTCGGTCGACGCGGCCGCCAGCATTCTCGAGGTCGCCGAAATCTTTTTCACCAACCCCTTCAAGCGTCTACCGGTCATTCATCAGCAGCGACTGGTCGGTCAGGTGTCACGCTCGGACGTGCTCAAAGCCATAGACCGCTTCGTGCAGGTCGACTTGAACGACGCTTGA
- the pdxH gene encoding pyridoxamine 5'-phosphate oxidase, producing MSQYTKNPPLNAEDVAADPFAQFLCWLEDARAAGMIEPGAMALATADKDAVPSLRIVLFKGIHDGQFTFYTDYRGRKAQELAVNPAAAATFWWDRLERQVRIEGGVTKVSRELSATYFATRYRGSQLAAHTSRQSSVVSDRAELEARLAETEARFGDGPVPLPEHWGGYGLTPRSVEFWQGRGGRFHDRLRYCRDGAGWRLERLEP from the coding sequence GTGTCGCAATACACGAAGAATCCGCCGTTGAACGCCGAGGACGTGGCCGCCGACCCGTTCGCCCAGTTTCTGTGTTGGCTTGAGGACGCGCGCGCTGCGGGCATGATTGAGCCCGGCGCGATGGCGCTGGCCACCGCCGACAAGGATGCGGTGCCGAGCCTGCGAATCGTCCTGTTCAAGGGCATTCATGACGGCCAGTTCACGTTCTACACCGACTATCGCGGCCGCAAGGCGCAAGAACTCGCTGTCAACCCGGCGGCCGCCGCGACCTTCTGGTGGGACCGGCTGGAGCGCCAGGTGCGCATCGAAGGTGGGGTGACCAAGGTCTCGCGCGAATTGTCGGCGACCTACTTCGCGACGCGTTATCGCGGCTCGCAACTGGCCGCACACACGTCACGGCAGTCATCGGTGGTCAGTGACCGGGCCGAGCTCGAAGCCCGACTGGCCGAGACCGAGGCGCGCTTCGGCGATGGGCCCGTTCCACTGCCCGAGCACTGGGGCGGCTACGGGCTCACACCGCGCAGTGTCGAGTTTTGGCAGGGTCGTGGTGGGCGTTTTCATGACCGACTTCGCTACTGCCGCGATGGGGCAGGTTGGCGGCTTGAGCGGCTAGAACCCTAG
- the nqrE gene encoding NADH:ubiquinone reductase (Na(+)-transporting) subunit E, which produces MELVNLAIKSIFVENLALSFFLGMCTFLAISKKIETAFGLGVAVVAVQTITVPVNNLIFNYLLRDGALAWAGLPDVDLSFLGLISYIGVIAALVQILEMALDKYVPALYNALGIFLPLITVNCAILGGSLFMVERDYTLAEATTYGFSSGVGWLLAIVLFAGVREKLKYSDVPDGLQGLGVAFISAGLLAFGFMAFSGIQL; this is translated from the coding sequence ATGGAACTCGTCAATCTGGCGATCAAATCGATTTTCGTCGAAAACCTTGCGCTCTCGTTCTTTCTCGGGATGTGCACGTTTCTGGCCATCTCGAAGAAGATCGAGACGGCGTTTGGCCTGGGCGTTGCCGTGGTCGCGGTGCAGACCATCACCGTGCCGGTCAACAACCTGATTTTCAATTACCTGCTGCGCGATGGCGCGCTGGCGTGGGCCGGGCTGCCGGACGTCGACCTGTCGTTTCTCGGCCTGATCAGCTACATCGGCGTGATCGCGGCGCTGGTGCAGATTCTCGAAATGGCGCTCGACAAATACGTGCCCGCGCTCTACAACGCGCTTGGCATCTTTTTGCCGCTGATCACCGTGAACTGCGCGATTCTGGGCGGCTCGCTGTTCATGGTCGAGCGTGATTACACCCTGGCCGAAGCCACGACGTATGGGTTCTCCAGCGGTGTGGGCTGGTTGCTGGCGATCGTGCTGTTTGCCGGTGTCCGCGAAAAGCTCAAGTACTCGGACGTGCCTGACGGTCTGCAGGGGCTCGGTGTCGCCTTCATCAGCGCCGGCCTGCTGGCTTTTGGGTTCATGGCGTTTTCGGGCATCCAGCTCTAA
- a CDS encoding ABCB family ABC transporter ATP-binding protein/permease, with protein MRGFARRPEDDLPDSPPDWRIIRRLMPFLWAHWQRIAIALSCLVLAKLATVTLPMLMKRLVDGFSGETATLVLPISLLLAYGVMRWASGLFAELRDIAFGHVGERVVRQVSGAVLRHLHALEMAFHLDRRTGALSRDIERGQGGISFLLRFLLFNILPTVLEIGMVAIILGTVYGPAYAVLTGGSVAIYLAFSVTVTQWRTQFLRDANRLDADANTRAVDSLLNYETVKYANTEAREAKAYDAALGVWERAQLKSRLSLAGLNIGQGLIIALAMTSMMWMAADGITRGDLTVGDFVAINAYMMQLFIPLNLLGFVYREIRRALTDMGRMFGLLDRAPAWPDRADAQVLPPGPLTVRFEQVDFAYSPDRPLLSQLSFELQPGRTLAVVGATGSGKSSLARLLYRFYPPTGGQITVNGQAIDHWSTDSLRRQIAVVPQEPVLFNGPLGENIAYGEAEPDPARVQEVLAATQLADWIARLPQGLETPVGERGLKLSGGEKQRVALARALLKPASVLVLDEATSALDALTEQRVLRALSERLPRRACVVIAHRLASIRHADEIIVLDHGRVIERGDHAALLAQNGHYAHLWQAQTAHRLHGAALPDR; from the coding sequence ATGCGCGGCTTTGCACGTCGCCCTGAGGACGATCTTCCCGACAGCCCGCCTGACTGGCGCATCATTCGGCGCCTGATGCCGTTCCTTTGGGCGCACTGGCAGCGAATCGCCATCGCGTTGTCCTGCCTGGTGCTGGCCAAGTTGGCGACGGTGACACTGCCGATGCTGATGAAGCGGCTGGTCGACGGATTCTCGGGCGAGACGGCGACCTTGGTGCTGCCTATCAGTTTGCTCTTGGCCTACGGCGTAATGCGCTGGGCCAGCGGCTTGTTTGCCGAGTTGCGGGACATCGCTTTTGGCCATGTCGGCGAGCGCGTCGTCAGACAGGTTTCGGGCGCGGTGCTACGGCACTTGCACGCTCTGGAAATGGCCTTTCACCTGGATCGCCGCACCGGCGCCCTGTCGCGTGACATCGAGCGCGGACAAGGCGGCATCAGCTTTTTGCTGCGGTTCCTGCTGTTCAACATTCTGCCGACCGTGCTCGAGATCGGCATGGTCGCGATTATTCTCGGCACCGTTTATGGGCCGGCCTATGCGGTGCTGACGGGCGGATCAGTCGCCATCTATCTGGCGTTCTCCGTCACCGTGACCCAGTGGCGAACCCAGTTTTTGCGCGATGCCAACCGGCTGGATGCCGACGCCAACACGCGGGCGGTCGACAGCTTGCTCAACTACGAAACGGTCAAATACGCCAACACCGAGGCGCGTGAGGCCAAGGCCTACGACGCCGCACTGGGCGTCTGGGAGCGCGCCCAACTCAAGAGCCGACTGAGCCTGGCCGGCCTCAACATCGGTCAGGGCCTGATCATCGCGCTGGCGATGACATCGATGATGTGGATGGCCGCCGACGGTATTACCCGCGGTGATCTGACGGTCGGTGATTTTGTCGCGATTAACGCCTACATGATGCAGTTGTTCATTCCGCTCAACCTGCTGGGATTTGTCTATCGTGAGATTCGCCGCGCGCTGACCGACATGGGCCGCATGTTCGGCCTGCTCGACCGCGCGCCCGCTTGGCCCGATCGCGCCGACGCGCAGGTGCTGCCGCCCGGGCCGCTGACCGTGCGCTTCGAGCAGGTGGACTTTGCATACAGCCCAGACCGGCCGTTGCTCAGCCAGCTCAGCTTCGAGCTACAACCGGGCCGGACGCTTGCGGTGGTCGGCGCCACGGGCAGTGGCAAATCTTCATTGGCGAGGCTGCTGTACCGGTTCTACCCGCCGACGGGCGGGCAGATAACCGTCAATGGGCAAGCCATTGATCATTGGTCCACTGACTCGCTGCGCCGGCAGATCGCGGTGGTCCCTCAGGAGCCGGTGCTGTTCAACGGGCCACTCGGCGAAAACATTGCCTATGGCGAAGCCGAGCCCGACCCAGCGCGCGTGCAGGAGGTGTTGGCGGCCACCCAGCTTGCAGACTGGATCGCGCGTCTGCCGCAGGGTCTGGAGACCCCTGTGGGTGAGCGCGGCCTCAAACTCAGCGGCGGCGAGAAGCAGCGCGTGGCGCTGGCCCGGGCACTGCTCAAGCCGGCCTCGGTGCTGGTGCTTGATGAGGCGACCTCGGCGTTGGACGCGCTCACCGAACAGCGTGTGCTGCGCGCCCTGTCCGAGCGTCTGCCACGACGGGCCTGCGTGGTCATCGCCCATCGGCTGGCCTCGATACGGCACGCTGACGAGATCATCGTGCTGGACCACGGTCGGGTGATTGAACGCGGCGATCACGCTGCGCTGCTGGCCCAGAACGGACACTACGCCCACCTTTGGCAAGCCCAGACCGCCCACCGCCTGCACGGCGCTGCGCTTCCGGACCGATGA
- a CDS encoding M48 family metallopeptidase, whose amino-acid sequence MQIKRKRWLTGAALAATAVAVVACATSPTGRSQLRLISEAHLNQMGSAAFTEMKQELPATQSASTRRYVECVTNNILPFIPGQIDWEVQTFESDQVNAFALPGGKIGVYTGLLKVAKNQDQLAAVIGHEIAHVIAGHSGARVSNQMATQFGVAIFSAATGMGGDLIGAGANMLLVLPNSRGDESESDILGMRYMAEAGFNPSAAVQLWQNMAAEAGGRSPAEFTSTHPSHDTRIRDLNAELANSMPIYERARSAGRQPNCRR is encoded by the coding sequence ATGCAAATCAAGCGTAAACGTTGGTTGACCGGTGCGGCGTTGGCAGCAACCGCCGTAGCCGTGGTGGCGTGCGCGACATCCCCCACCGGACGCTCACAGCTTCGGCTGATCAGTGAGGCGCATCTCAACCAGATGGGATCGGCCGCCTTCACCGAGATGAAGCAGGAGCTTCCCGCGACCCAATCGGCCTCAACCCGCCGTTACGTTGAGTGCGTCACCAACAATATCCTGCCGTTCATCCCCGGCCAGATCGACTGGGAAGTGCAAACCTTCGAGTCCGATCAAGTCAACGCCTTCGCCTTGCCGGGCGGCAAGATCGGCGTCTACACCGGCTTGCTCAAGGTCGCCAAGAACCAGGACCAACTCGCCGCAGTCATCGGTCACGAAATTGCCCACGTCATTGCCGGGCATTCGGGCGCGCGGGTTTCAAACCAGATGGCAACGCAGTTTGGCGTGGCGATTTTCTCTGCAGCAACCGGCATGGGCGGTGACCTGATCGGCGCGGGCGCCAACATGCTGCTGGTGTTGCCCAACTCACGCGGTGACGAGTCGGAGTCCGACATCCTCGGCATGCGCTACATGGCCGAAGCGGGGTTCAACCCCAGCGCGGCGGTGCAGCTCTGGCAGAACATGGCCGCCGAGGCCGGCGGCCGGTCACCGGCCGAGTTCACCAGCACCCATCCGTCACACGACACCCGCATCCGCGACTTGAACGCCGAGCTTGCCAACTCGATGCCGATCTACGAACGCGCCCGCAGTGCCGGGCGCCAGCCCAACTGTCGGCGCTAA
- a CDS encoding NAD-dependent epimerase/dehydratase family protein, which yields MKSNTRTILVTGAAGALARRVVSLLGANHHVIAVDFRRQVDCPEATASYSLDVHARGFEEIFRRHDIDTVIHIGRVFGHEQSRQNRYNANVLGSKRLFELSRKHGVRQVMVHSTYFVYGAARFNPALMDEDTPLKASEVSHDLVDAVELENLTQIYLRKYPELNITLLRPCNILGPGVRNSLSLLLSRRLAPVLIGYAPLMQFLHVDDMAEALVRACEVNRPGVYNVAPAEWMTYPDAVVQSGCRRLPLVLPGRLPQLMGQVLNRRAFLPPYLVNYLKYPVVIDGTLFRDTFDWRPKRTATEIFQTYRDAKRA from the coding sequence ATGAAATCCAACACTAGAACGATTTTGGTCACCGGTGCCGCAGGCGCCCTCGCGCGCCGCGTGGTCAGTCTGCTGGGTGCCAATCACCACGTCATTGCCGTCGATTTTCGGCGTCAGGTCGATTGCCCGGAAGCGACCGCATCTTATTCGCTGGACGTCCATGCACGCGGGTTCGAAGAGATCTTTCGCCGACACGACATCGACACCGTGATCCACATTGGTCGAGTGTTTGGTCACGAACAGAGTCGTCAGAATCGGTACAACGCCAACGTGCTGGGCAGCAAGCGATTGTTCGAGTTGTCGCGCAAACACGGCGTGCGGCAAGTCATGGTCCACTCGACCTACTTCGTTTACGGCGCGGCGCGGTTCAACCCGGCGCTGATGGACGAGGACACCCCGCTGAAAGCCAGCGAAGTCAGCCATGATCTGGTCGACGCGGTGGAGCTGGAGAACCTCACCCAGATCTACCTGCGGAAGTATCCCGAGCTCAACATCACACTGCTGCGGCCCTGCAATATTTTGGGGCCGGGGGTTCGCAACAGCCTGTCGCTGCTGCTGTCGCGACGCCTGGCGCCGGTCCTGATCGGCTACGCGCCGTTGATGCAGTTTCTGCATGTTGATGACATGGCCGAAGCCCTGGTCCGCGCGTGTGAGGTCAACCGGCCGGGCGTCTACAACGTCGCCCCGGCCGAATGGATGACCTACCCCGACGCGGTTGTTCAGTCTGGGTGTCGACGACTGCCGTTAGTGTTGCCGGGTCGCTTGCCGCAGTTGATGGGTCAGGTCTTGAACCGGCGCGCTTTCCTCCCACCTTATCTGGTGAATTATTTGAAATACCCGGTCGTCATCGATGGCACGTTGTTTCGAGACACGTTCGATTGGCGACCGAAGCGCACCGCAACCGAGATTTTTCAGACCTACCGCGATGCCAAGCGCGCCTGA
- a CDS encoding ABC transporter ATP-binding protein — protein sequence MDQIDLNLNAGETLGIVGESGCGKSTLARSLVGLVPVTKGSVEINGQDITRFNAAQWRALRRQVQFVFQDPLASLDPRMTIGQAIAEPMMSLSPEWGAAERQRRVAELLERVGLSSSLQNRYPHEFSGGQCQRVGIARALAVEPSILICDEPVSALDVSVQAQIVNLLRDLQRERGLSMLFIAHDLAVVRHLSDRIMVMYLGRMMEQANTDALFESPKHPYTRALLASIPRPGRPLPSDDERLVGELPSAAMRHPGCVFASRCPISEGMCAMQLPPVYRDTNGSAACHFIGGNAAMSSTVLSRSLQTPA from the coding sequence GTGGATCAGATCGATCTGAACCTCAACGCCGGCGAGACACTGGGCATCGTCGGCGAGTCGGGCTGCGGCAAGTCGACATTGGCGCGGTCACTGGTCGGCCTGGTGCCCGTGACCAAGGGCTCGGTCGAGATCAACGGACAAGACATCACCCGCTTCAATGCCGCCCAATGGCGGGCGTTGCGGCGGCAAGTGCAGTTCGTGTTCCAGGACCCCCTGGCCAGCCTCGACCCGCGGATGACCATCGGGCAGGCCATCGCCGAGCCGATGATGTCGCTGAGTCCCGAGTGGGGCGCCGCCGAGCGGCAGCGGCGGGTGGCCGAGTTGCTGGAGCGGGTGGGGCTGTCATCATCACTGCAGAACCGCTACCCGCACGAGTTTTCGGGCGGCCAGTGTCAGCGCGTCGGTATCGCCCGCGCGCTGGCGGTCGAGCCGTCCATCCTGATTTGTGACGAGCCGGTCTCCGCACTGGACGTGTCGGTACAGGCACAGATCGTCAATTTGTTGCGTGATCTTCAGCGCGAACGTGGCCTGTCGATGTTGTTCATCGCCCACGACCTGGCGGTGGTGCGGCATCTGTCAGACCGCATCATGGTGATGTATCTGGGCCGGATGATGGAACAGGCCAACACGGATGCGCTGTTCGAGTCGCCCAAGCACCCGTACACGCGGGCGTTGCTGGCCTCAATCCCGCGACCAGGCCGTCCGCTGCCATCAGACGATGAACGCCTCGTCGGTGAATTGCCGTCCGCGGCGATGCGCCACCCGGGTTGTGTCTTCGCCTCGCGTTGCCCGATTTCCGAGGGGATGTGTGCCATGCAACTGCCGCCGGTTTACCGCGACACAAACGGCTCGGCGGCCTGCCACTTCATCGGCGGCAATGCAGCGATGAGTTCGACCGTGCTCAGCCGCTCATTGCAGACGCCGGCTTAG
- the nqrF gene encoding NADH:ubiquinone reductase (Na(+)-transporting) subunit F: MFLEIGLGVAFFTGIILSLVLVILFARSKLVPQGNVTLLVNNERSLTVPTGGKLLATLAENGLFIPSACGGGGSCAQCRLKVHEGGGNILPTELSHITKREAKDGERLSCQVAVKQDMKIEVPEHVFGVKKWECKVRSNENVATFIKELVLELPEGENVDFRAGGYIQIECPPHEIDYKQFEVEERFRDDWDHFNIWQYKSKVTEKIERAYSMASYPEEKGIIMLNVRIASPPPRQPDVPAGKMSSYIFNLKPGDKVTISGPFGEFFARETEKEMVFIGGGAGMAPMRSHIFDQLRRLKSKRKMSFWYGARSLREMFYVEDFDMLAKENDNFTWHVALSEPKPEDNWTGHTGFIHNVIYENYLKNHKAPEDCEYYMCGPPMMNAACIKMLLDLGVERKDIMLDDFGG; the protein is encoded by the coding sequence ATGTTTTTGGAAATCGGTCTTGGCGTTGCCTTTTTCACCGGCATCATCCTGTCATTGGTGCTGGTCATTCTGTTCGCGCGCAGCAAATTGGTCCCGCAGGGCAATGTCACCCTGCTGGTGAACAACGAGCGCTCCCTGACCGTGCCGACCGGCGGCAAGCTGCTGGCAACGCTGGCCGAGAACGGTCTGTTCATCCCGTCGGCCTGCGGTGGTGGTGGTTCCTGCGCCCAATGCCGGCTGAAGGTGCATGAAGGCGGTGGCAACATCCTCCCCACCGAGCTGTCGCACATCACCAAGCGCGAAGCCAAGGACGGCGAACGTCTGTCCTGTCAGGTGGCCGTCAAGCAGGACATGAAGATCGAAGTGCCCGAGCATGTCTTCGGCGTCAAGAAGTGGGAGTGCAAGGTGCGCTCCAATGAAAACGTTGCCACCTTCATCAAGGAATTGGTGCTCGAGCTGCCCGAAGGTGAAAACGTCGATTTCCGCGCGGGGGGCTACATTCAGATCGAGTGCCCGCCGCACGAGATCGATTACAAGCAGTTCGAGGTTGAAGAGCGCTTCCGCGATGACTGGGATCACTTCAACATCTGGCAGTACAAATCCAAAGTCACCGAGAAGATCGAACGCGCCTACTCGATGGCCAGCTATCCGGAAGAGAAGGGCATCATCATGCTCAACGTCCGTATCGCCAGCCCGCCGCCGCGCCAGCCCGACGTGCCGGCCGGCAAGATGTCGAGCTATATCTTCAACCTCAAGCCCGGTGACAAGGTCACGATCTCGGGGCCGTTCGGCGAGTTCTTCGCCCGCGAGACCGAAAAAGAGATGGTCTTCATCGGCGGCGGTGCCGGGATGGCACCGATGCGCAGCCACATCTTCGATCAGCTTCGTCGCCTGAAGTCCAAGCGCAAGATGAGCTTCTGGTACGGCGCGCGCTCACTGCGCGAAATGTTCTATGTCGAAGACTTCGACATGCTCGCCAAGGAGAACGACAATTTCACGTGGCACGTGGCGCTCTCCGAGCCCAAGCCCGAAGACAATTGGACGGGACACACCGGCTTCATTCACAACGTGATTTACGAAAACTATCTCAAAAATCACAAGGCACCTGAAGACTGCGAGTACTACATGTGCGGGCCGCCCATGATGAATGCCGCATGCATCAAGATGCTGTTGGATCTGGGCGTGGAGCGCAAAGACATCATGCTCGACGACTTTGGGGGGTGA
- the nqrM gene encoding (Na+)-NQR maturation NqrM translates to MTTLAVTFSVFLLAVGCMAVGWLVQGKVIKGSCGGLGGDSCGICKKPCDARVKKLAELEKATEL, encoded by the coding sequence CTGACAACGCTGGCCGTTACCTTCTCGGTCTTCCTGCTGGCGGTCGGCTGCATGGCGGTCGGCTGGCTGGTGCAGGGTAAAGTGATTAAAGGCAGTTGCGGTGGTCTGGGCGGCGACAGTTGTGGCATCTGCAAGAAGCCTTGCGATGCCCGCGTCAAGAAATTGGCTGAACTGGAAAAGGCGACCGAGCTGTGA
- a CDS encoding YhdH/YhfP family quinone oxidoreductase: MTSFKAIRVHQVERATNSQLETITLDDLSAGEVVVRVAWSGLNYKDALAVSGKGRIMKGFPKVAGIDLSGIVESSDDPAWRKGDRVLVTGCNIGELLDGGLAERARVPASAVVRLPEGMDLREAMAIGTAGFTAALALKRMLENHQHPDMGPIVVNGPTGGVGGIALDLFSRAGFEVHALTGKAAAQSDYLKKLGAHAVIDRLTLDVGSRPLESATWGGAVDNLGGESLGYLTRTVRPWGNIASIGLAQAHTLETTVMPFILRGVSLLGIHSVECPRAWREWIWQQLAGPWKLRHLDTLVSREILLDQVKATCDEQVAGSLVGRTVVKLSGDL, from the coding sequence ATGACCTCATTCAAGGCGATACGCGTGCATCAGGTGGAGCGCGCCACGAACTCCCAACTCGAAACGATCACGTTGGACGATCTGTCGGCCGGCGAGGTGGTCGTTCGCGTTGCGTGGTCGGGGCTCAACTACAAGGATGCGTTGGCGGTGTCCGGCAAGGGCCGGATCATGAAGGGCTTCCCCAAAGTGGCGGGCATCGATCTCAGTGGCATCGTCGAATCCAGCGACGACCCTGCGTGGCGCAAGGGCGACCGCGTTCTGGTCACCGGCTGCAACATCGGTGAGTTACTGGATGGCGGCCTGGCCGAGAGGGCCCGCGTGCCGGCCTCGGCGGTCGTGCGCTTGCCCGAGGGCATGGACCTGCGCGAAGCCATGGCCATTGGCACCGCCGGCTTCACGGCCGCGCTGGCACTCAAGCGCATGCTCGAAAATCACCAGCACCCTGATATGGGACCGATTGTTGTCAATGGCCCCACGGGCGGCGTCGGCGGCATCGCGCTGGATTTGTTCAGCCGCGCCGGCTTTGAAGTGCACGCGCTTACCGGCAAGGCCGCGGCACAGTCCGACTACTTGAAGAAACTCGGCGCCCACGCCGTCATCGACCGACTGACGCTGGACGTCGGCAGCCGGCCGCTGGAGTCCGCCACCTGGGGTGGCGCCGTCGATAATCTGGGCGGTGAGTCGCTGGGCTACCTGACGCGCACCGTGCGTCCCTGGGGCAACATCGCCTCCATCGGCCTGGCGCAGGCTCACACGCTCGAAACGACGGTGATGCCGTTCATCCTGCGCGGCGTGTCACTGCTCGGCATTCACTCGGTCGAGTGCCCGCGGGCCTGGCGGGAATGGATCTGGCAACAGTTGGCCGGGCCGTGGAAGCTGCGGCATCTCGACACACTTGTGAGCCGCGAGATCCTGCTCGATCAGGTCAAGGCCACCTGTGACGAGCAGGTTGCGGGTTCACTTGTCGGGCGCACGGTGGTCAAGCTGTCGGGCGATCTCTGA
- a CDS encoding Dps family protein, whose protein sequence is MAKPKTPKIDTGIPRGSREATADGLSRLLADEYTLYLKTHNFHWNVTGPMFNTLHTMFETHYQESALAVDEIAERIRALGFPAPGTYKQYVALSTIEEESGVPEALEMVKLLVKGHEACAKTARTVFPLAEGGQDEVTADLLTQRLQVHEKTAWMLRSLLQ, encoded by the coding sequence ATGGCCAAACCCAAAACCCCGAAAATTGACACCGGTATTCCCCGCGGCAGCCGCGAGGCGACGGCCGATGGTCTCAGCCGCCTGCTCGCCGACGAGTACACGCTTTACCTGAAAACCCACAATTTTCACTGGAACGTGACCGGGCCGATGTTCAACACCCTGCACACCATGTTTGAAACGCACTATCAGGAGTCGGCGTTGGCGGTGGATGAAATCGCCGAGCGCATTCGCGCGCTGGGGTTCCCTGCGCCGGGCACCTACAAGCAGTACGTCGCGCTGTCGACCATCGAAGAGGAGTCCGGCGTTCCCGAAGCCCTTGAAATGGTCAAGCTGCTGGTCAAGGGACACGAGGCCTGCGCCAAGACCGCGCGCACCGTGTTCCCGCTGGCTGAAGGCGGCCAAGATGAAGTGACCGCCGACCTGTTGACCCAGCGCCTGCAGGTTCACGAGAAGACCGCGTGGATGCTCCGCAGTCTGCTGCAGTAG
- a CDS encoding aldehyde dehydrogenase family protein: MNLAANHLPGTGNPPLTRIREVFEAHRDTALRLRTSTAAERIAKLKRLKEAMFANQEAIREAGYADFKKPALEVDATEILPVIAEINDAVRHLKKWMKPSHVMPTRMMVGTKAWVQHEPKGRCLIISPWNYPVNLSFGPLASAIAAGNTAIIKPSEMTPHAAALMSRIVREVFSEDEVTVIEGEVEVSTELLSLPFDHIFFTGSPAIGKVVMAAAAKHLTSVTLELGGKSPTVIDESADLESAAKTILWGKFTNNGQTCIAPDHLYVHESVKPAFIAACLKVLKTVYGDDDAARQASPFLARIVNSRHTGRIKALLDDAVAKGATTLCGGTTDADDCFVAPTLLDNLPPDAEIMTEEIFGPLLPVIGYRDLDDVIRKINDAPKPLALYIWSKNEANIEKLSKQTSAGGTCINHAVVHFLHGNLPFGGVNNSGIGAAHGFWGFKAFSHERAMVRTRFMLAKLLFPPYTKTSERIVKLMMKTAV; the protein is encoded by the coding sequence ATGAACCTTGCCGCCAACCATTTGCCCGGCACCGGCAACCCGCCGCTGACCCGCATTCGCGAAGTCTTTGAAGCCCACCGCGACACGGCCCTGCGGCTGCGCACCTCGACCGCTGCCGAGCGCATCGCCAAGCTCAAGCGCCTTAAAGAGGCGATGTTTGCCAATCAAGAGGCGATTCGCGAAGCCGGTTACGCCGACTTCAAGAAGCCCGCGCTGGAAGTCGACGCCACCGAAATTCTGCCCGTCATCGCCGAAATCAACGACGCCGTGCGGCACCTCAAGAAATGGATGAAGCCCAGCCACGTGATGCCCACGCGGATGATGGTCGGCACCAAGGCGTGGGTGCAGCACGAGCCCAAGGGGCGCTGCCTGATCATTTCGCCGTGGAACTACCCGGTGAACTTGAGCTTTGGCCCGCTGGCCTCGGCGATTGCGGCCGGCAACACCGCCATCATCAAGCCGTCCGAGATGACGCCGCACGCCGCCGCGCTGATGTCGCGCATCGTTCGTGAGGTGTTTTCAGAAGACGAAGTCACGGTGATCGAAGGCGAGGTCGAGGTCTCGACCGAGCTGCTCAGCCTGCCGTTTGACCACATCTTTTTCACCGGCTCGCCGGCCATCGGCAAAGTGGTGATGGCCGCCGCCGCCAAACACCTGACCAGCGTGACCCTGGAGCTGGGCGGCAAGTCACCCACGGTGATCGACGAAAGCGCCGATCTTGAGTCGGCCGCCAAGACCATTCTCTGGGGCAAGTTCACCAACAACGGCCAGACCTGCATCGCGCCCGATCACCTGTACGTGCACGAGTCGGTGAAGCCGGCCTTCATCGCCGCCTGCCTGAAGGTGCTGAAAACCGTCTATGGCGACGACGACGCCGCGCGCCAAGCCAGCCCTTTCCTCGCGCGTATCGTCAACAGCCGCCACACCGGGCGCATCAAGGCCCTGCTCGACGACGCAGTGGCCAAGGGCGCCACCACGCTGTGTGGGGGCACGACCGATGCTGATGACTGCTTCGTCGCGCCCACCCTGCTCGACAACCTGCCGCCCGACGCCGAGATCATGACCGAAGAAATCTTCGGGCCATTGCTGCCGGTCATCGGCTACCGCGACCTGGACGACGTGATCCGCAAGATCAACGATGCGCCGAAGCCGTTGGCGCTCTACATCTGGAGCAAGAACGAGGCGAACATCGAAAAGCTGAGCAAGCAGACCAGCGCCGGCGGGACGTGCATCAACCATGCAGTCGTGCATTTTTTGCATGGCAACCTGCCGTTCGGTGGCGTCAACAACTCGGGCATCGGCGCCGCACACGGCTTCTGGGGCTTCAAGGCGTTCTCGCACGAGCGGGCGATGGTGCGCACCCGCTTCATGCTCGCCAAGCTGCTGTTCCCGCCGTACACCAAAACGTCGGAAAGAATCGTCAAGCTGATGATGAAAACTGCCGTTTGA